ATTCAATAAATCTCTATAAAGCATATAGATAATTAATGAAATAAGCTTAATTTAtggttcatgatgcatctaaactAATTATACCATAAGCTTAATAGTTTAATTTAACTTATCATATGCTACATATGTAATTTCTAAGATGACGGTTGGAGGACTTTGGTACATTAATTGATAAACATTGAGCTCTCTCACCACCCAAAATTATTGGCAATTAGAGGACTTTGGTACATTTTCCACCCTCAAACCCCAAGGCTCAAGAAATAAAGAATATGAAAAATATATTACACACTGCTGGTGAAACTATAGAGGATGATACCCAATAACATCGCTTAATGAATGACATACTGATATCCCAACTACTCTTTAAAGGATTTGCCCCATTGGATAATGAGTTTTTGAAAGAAACCTATACGCAACTCTAATAATTCAGGGGAAGTGGTCCTCCACATGTGGGAACCTTATGTCTAAGGCTAACGAAGAAGGAAAATGTAACTTCTCATGTGTGGTgtgatgcaaaaaatgaactaCTTTGCGAGAGAATCTACAAATATGCTAAGAGGGTATTAGAATTGGTGGAACATGTGCGAAAGGAGCCATCTCTAGTGACATGATTATAAGGCTTCCAATTATCCTATAAAATGGCCAAATTTAGTCGGACTCTTTCTTAAAATGCAACATGAGCTTAAACATATATATGATGGGAGAAGACATTACATTATGAATACTTtgtagaggttttttttttttttaatattgtttaTTTAATTTATCATTATTAATTTGTTAGTATTTTAGTAATTTATTGGTATGAAAGGACTCAGGCCTACACAATGCTTAGTTTAGTTTAAAGGTAGGTTTGAGGCTTTATCAAAATTGGTTCACCACAATAGTCCATTTTATATCGAATTATTTtacatgatttgaaaattttaaaagaatTTACTGCTAGAAGCTTTACCTGGTGTACATATCcactttttaatatataaatatttcatATATTATTTAATATAAAAAATCATTTACTTGTAAATAATTCACTTTTCAGATGTAAGTTGATTACAACTTTAAACTTAAAATGCATTCACTCATCCTCTAAataacaattttgtttaatgtaATCTCTGTGAACTCGAGTTGCAAGAAgtgtttgaaattgaaaataaattatGCTATTAGACCATACCATATTCCCACTGTCTTAGTGCAAACAAGAACCAGAGAAAGTAGTCAATCTCACCATCTTAAACTAACCAAAATCTTCAATGAGAGGTGTCCATCTCAACCACTATAACATTTTGAAGAATCTTCCCCGGGAATTATGTGGTCCTCGGCCAGAGGATATGCACATTTGTCGATTGTCTCCTGAGTGTGGTCCATGCTTCAGTAGTTTAGACCGTGAGTTACGTATGATTTCTCGGGCTGAATTCACGTTTGTTCGAAAAGATCTTAGACTACCGTTTGGGGTCCACTCATAATGAGTATATGGAATCCAAACCGCTAATCTGGTGGACCATCTCATGTTCACCATGGATCCAGAGATTCATTCTCCTCCCGAAttttaggtgggacacaccacagggaGTAATTTATAATCATTTCTCGGAAATACAAATCCTCCGCTGGTagtctcaggagtttcaacacccagtcaagggttcgagtacccataggtggtgaaattcaacTGCAGCGTgaatgtgtgggggtgtgtgtgcgtgtgtaataaataaataaataaataaattcacatGGTCTGGCCCACAGGAGCTATTGAATGACCTGGTTTTAGGTGTGGTCCTTTGTCCTGGTGTTCTCAACTGATGAATAGCTGGGGTGGTTTACACAAAACACGGCTGTCATCATATTTCATCTGGAAGTTTCTACGGTAGGTGTCACCCTCACCAATGtcctccattgtttcctttggtgtggcccacctgagaaatgAATTAGAATGAATTTTGAGATCTGGGCTTAATATGATGGGCCctaccagatgaacggtttggattccacataaacatcactgttagccTACACAATTCGAAGCGCACGGTAGCTTAATCTGTATTGGAACGCATGTGTACAAACCCATCTCAGCCATTGAAGTTTTGGCCTGTTTTCAGTTGACTTTGGACGAAGGTCGGTTGTTCTTTTCTTCTCAATCGTGGGTTTGCAGATAATCGGGTAAGGGTTTATATCATCTTATCAAAAATAGCTCACTGCTTCACTGTATCCACTCTAGGATCATCCATAGATCTGGATCACCTAACGTGGGCCCATCGAGGATACTGGCATACTGCATTGAGAAATACTCAGATACTCTGGCAAAGTACAGTACTCAGTATGCACGCACACAAAAGTTATACACGTGGCATCGTATGCCTCAAATTCAAAAGTCCCACTGGGTTGGTTTACAACTCAAAAGTCCCACCAGACATATAATCTCAGCTGGCCAATTGCTGGACATCTAATAATCGATGGTCCAAATTAAAAAGATAAGTGACATTGATCTGAGGTCAGGATCATCCCATAATTTTAATTATCGGGCTATGCACTATCAACAGCGGATCTCGTTATTTCCACTGTTGGATCTGAAGTTAATGAATGCCACATGTGTAATACCCACGTGCATGCGTACGGAGCAttgcactctgccagagtattaaagaaCTGTGTTCCTCTACAGTCCTCGGGCAGAGGAGCATATAACTCGGCTGTTCCTCTCCCCGAGTCACTATCCATCTCCCTACCAAACCAAATCATTCCTATCTCTCACACATGCAACTGCTCTTTTAaaagagcctctctctctctctctctctctctctctctatttattaaCTCATTACAGTCGAAGGAAACGGTTCCTTGCATGGCAATCTCAATCTCAAATGCTTGCAATTTCCAGAGCTCCTGAAAAAGAAACCACTTATTAGATTTTTCCACCCAATACCCATTTGGGCTTTGTTAAAACTACCTTTTCATTGCTTTTTCTGTACTGTTTGTGTGTAATTCTTTAATCTAGCTTGAGTCTGTACACATGGGTTTTGCTTGTTTTCCTTCCTTTAAGTTCACCCATCTCTCATTTCTGATGGGTTGTTTCGGTTTCCCGATTTCCTTTCTGTTGAGTGAGTATTTGGGTGTGGAAGCTTCAGTTTCCAGAATGAAGTATTAGAGATTTATGGGCTGTTCGATCTCGGATGAGAAATGGGGCGGCGATTGGTTCTCGCAATGGTGCTTTTCTGCATCGCAATTGGTTCTGAATTCCATGGATCTGAAGGTAATGAAGTGAGCTGAGTTTGTAATATGGGtgtaggatttattttttttatgcccTTTCTTTGGGTTTAGGACTATTTTGATTTAGACCCCATTTTAGTTATTTGATGGACATTACTTGAATTGatgtgattttcatgttttctttcacTGAGAATGCGTATATGTGCGATTATATTGGTGGATGTTTTTCTTTCAGATGTATTCGTATGTATGGAATTGTTGTGTTTCCCTGTTTGGAGAAGGAATTAGGATCTGGGTTCTTCTCAATGAATTGGGATCGTTATTGTTTCAATAATAGTCGGTAATGCTTTGGATGGGATCCGATGTATGGAGATCACTTTGTTGGGAAGTCAGTTCTGGTGGTATCTTCATTACAAGAATTCTGTTGTGTGGCAGAACCTTGAAGAAAATTCCATTCATTATCTTAAGTGGAGCTTAGACTCTCTTACTTttggtttctctctctttcatctcaATTAGCATGATAGGGACTATGGAGTTTTTATACTTATGTGATTTAAGATGTATTTCATGAGTGAAATCAGTTTATTGCATGGATGTAAATTGCTGCATGCCTATATGAGATATTTTCTGTAAGTTGTTTGATGTTTGTATATTGAATTGGGGGTATTTCAAAGCTTGTTCACCCAAGCTGTTTGGAGTACAGAATTTCAACAATTCTTTTAGCATTGTATAGGCTTGTGCATCAAATGCAATCTTCTTCAGACCTTGCTCATGCCCTTTCTACACATTGATGCAAGGGTTCCTTGCCTTTTCCCAATCTGCCTGGTGCCACCAAAAGCTAAACATGGCTTGACTTAGGTTCCATTTTGGGGTTACCTCCAAATTGTGTTTGGTGGGGCTTCCCAAGCGTGCTTGTTTTCTCGAGCGGCCTGGAAAACAGAACCCCTATTGAATGGGTTTACATCCTCCTTCCCCCATCCCCCTTTTTGCCGCAAATCACTGGAGAAATAAGAataagaactctctctctctctctctctctctctctctctctctcatcatttatctcaaccacaatttcACGGTAATGCATCTTGTCAGCCTTGGAACCGTGAGCACCCACATGTACTGTTATCTACTTGAGATATTTATGGAATGCTAATGTCTTTCTGAGGAGATCAGTGCGTGGCATTCCTTCCATTTATGTAGTATGAATGAACTTGCTCTAACTACAATTGTATATTCAATGAGGAATTTGATTCACTTGACCAAGGTCGCTTATCTCCTTGCATAAGCACATGGTTCATTCCATATCTTATTGTACAGATAACATGCCCCATGAATTGTGGCATTAGATAGTTACTGTGGACAGAAAATGTCATGAAAAAGCAGTTAATACAAATACACCTGGAAGTTATACTGCCATAGGTGTAACCAGGTAAAGCTCTGTGAATCTTACATAGTTATACTAATATGGTTTTGCAGGATCTGCTGCATATCTGCTTAGAAAattgcaatcaaaatcattatacGTGCCACCATTTGCTTATAGGATTGTGCTACCGATAACCTTGGGGGCTCCGTCTAAGAGCATAGATATGGAAGTTCATCTCTCAAGATTGATTGCCCCTTCTATGCTTGCACCACATGGACCCATAGAAAAAGGTTACTCTTTACGATTGTTCAGGTACTTCTAGTTTCTTATAGTTTTGTTATGGATATGTAATTATTTGGTTCTCTTGCAGGCTATGCTAATTCCTCACAACCGACATTTCCTGCGCCTCGTCCTACCGAAGATAGAACACCCACTTTTGAATACCATGGAAAATCGCCAAGAACAAGTCCACCAGGTCCACTAGCTTTACCTAAAGGTGACCTTTATTAAATCACTATCCTACCAAAATGTATTTGCACTCATCATCATTTGATGAGGATTACTGCTTGCAATCCAGTATCAGTTTCACCTCTTCCAATGATGTTGCCACCGAAGTTGGCACCTGCACCGCCAGGAGTGCAAGATCCAGTAGCGTCCGCACCCCAGAATGCTCCATCTCATCATAAAAGCAAGGAACATAAGCAATCAAGGGGGGTGGCCCCATCCACGGGGAATCAGACACCCCACGCAGTTGATGGGGCAGGTTATCTCTCTCAATATTagcatttcatcatcatcattgtcataattatcatcacatcatagctttgTCCAAGCTATTTGCGCATCGACATTACCACTTACTCCCTGCAAATATGTCTCTGTTATGCTGAATTTTCAGGATGATATTTGGTTTCCAATTGATCCCTCTAAATATCATTTACTAGGAAATAATTATAGGAAAATAGCATATACTAGAAAATGAATGTTCGAGGGTGGATGTGATGGGAAAGCACCAAATGGTAATGCACTGTTGGTTTGTTTTAGCATCACTCGAAGGTTGAAGTTGATTCTGATATGGTTTTCAACAATTTTTCATTGCAGTGCCAAGGCAATCTCCAATGCAGCCCAAGGAACCACTAGTGCCACCAGCTACACATCCAAGCATTTCGAGGGTAGCTCCAACCAGTAAATCAGGTGCTCCTTTtggcataaaataaaaataaaaatctaagcaCTTGAATGTATTTCAAATGGAACCATTTGCTAGAAAATAATTATAGGAAAAAATAGCATATACTAGAAAATGAATGCTAGAGGGCGTGTATGATGGTAAAGCACCAAGCCACCAAATGGTAATGCACTGATGGTTCATTTTAGCATCACTTGAAGGTTGAAGTTGATTCTGATATggttttcaccatttttttcattACAGTGCCAAGTCAATCTCATTCTCCAATGCAGCCCAAGGAACCACTAGTGCCACCAGCTACACATCCAAACATTTCGAGGGTAGCTCCAAGCATTAGATTAGGTGCTCCTTTtgtcataaaataaaaataaaaatctaagcaCTCGAGTGTACTTCAAATGGAACCATGAATTCTTGTTTCATCCAATTGATCCCTCTAAATATCATTTACTATAAAATAATTATAGGAAAAAATAGTATGTACTAGAGAATGAATGCTTGAGGGCGGGTATGATGGGAAAGCACCATATGGTAATGCTCCGTTGGTTCTTTTTAGTATCACTTGAAGGTTGAAGTTGATTCTGATACAGTTTTCACTGTTTTTTTATTACAGTGCCAAGTCAATCTCCAATGCAGCCCAAGGAGCCACTAGTGCCACCTGCTACACGTCCAAGCCTTTCGAGGGTTGCTCCAGCCATTAGATCAGGTGCTCCTTTtggcataaaataaaaataaaaatctaagcaCTCAAATGTATTTCAAATGGAACCATGAAATCTTCCTCTCATTTCACCAGCTGGAGAAGCAATGGAATATGATTGGTCTTGATTGCAAGTTGAAATTGATTTTGATGCGGTTTTGACCGTGTTTTCATTACAGTACCGAGTCAATCTCCAACCCCGCAGGAATTGCCACTAGTGCCTCCAGCCACACATCCAAGTGGTTCAAGGATTGCTCCAATTACTACGTCAGGTGCTCCTTATgtcattattgttgttgttgttgttgttgttatttcaaTCCAAGCATTCAAATTATTTCAATTGGAATCATGAAGTCTTCCTCTGATTCTAATGCCGTCTTATTCGCCATATGAGAGAAACAATGGAATATGATTGATCCTGACCTGGTCTTCGTATGATCTACAGAACCCTCTGCTTCTCCTGTATCAATCTTTCCCCCGATTCTTCATGGTAGAAGGCATGGAAGGCTGGTTGCTGCACCTCCAAGGGAGATATTCAACCATTTATCTCCTGCAAGTCATTCTCCAACGAAAGGTTTTTTTGCATATTGAGCTTTCAAGTTGTAAATGCATGGATTAAAAGTGCAAGTTCTACGCCAACGAATGTTGATCTTGCCTGCAGGTTCATCTCCTGTTATAAATCCAACACCGCATGAAGCCCCAAAGCCCCCAGATGATGCTTCTCCCCTGTCTAACCCATTTCCCAAGCCTCCTATAAGGAAGAGGGTTCTAAGTCCTGCACCTGCACCTGCAGCTCCGATCTCATCTCATAAATATCATGCAAGGAAAAAAGTCATTAGCCCTCCACCTGCAGCCACACGTTTGTTTCCTCCACCATCATACCACCAAGGTTGGGTTTTGGCTGAAAGTGTGTCAATCAAACCAAATGTGACAGGCGATATGAATGCATGTATTTGGCTCATCTAATGCTTCTCCCTTTCTTCATTTTTGTTAAAGGTCCAGTAGTCTCTCCAGCTCCTTCACATCCTCCAATGGTACACCCTAAGAGGAGTCGACAAAGGCCACATGGTCCTCCAGCCCTAAATCAAGGTACTTGAATAATTCACAATTCACTGCGAATGGTGGCACTGCTTCAAACCAGATGAGATGCAAATGCTATTTCTGCAATTGCACATTTTGATCTCCTCGTCATGCACAACTTGGCAAATATGTGCATGATCTGAGCTGTTCGTCATGTTGGCTCCAATGTGTATTTTCTGTGGCCTGAAGATCAGGCCATTTGGTCATCAAGTGACCACATTTATATGGAAAAATTGACCGTTAGAAAACATTAGAAGAAGTTCATGTTTGTTGtacatgcatggcccacttgatgaatcacGTCAAGCACACAGTGAACCTCCCTgctgaatggcctagatcttgtACCCATTGCCACATTGAAATCAGGAGAGGGAAAATTGACAGTTATAAAACATTAGAAGAAGTTCATGTTTGTTGtacatgcatggcccacttgCTGAATCATGTCAAGCACACAGTGAACCTCCCTgctgaatggcctagatcttgtacacattgccaCATTGAAATCAGGAGGGATTGGAAATCCTACTCTTTCATTAGCTTTGGCAGGGGGCCTCAAACAAGATATCGTTGCTTTAAGTTTTGACTTGGTTGCTTCACATCaggcccttctctctctcctatacCATCACCCTTTCCTCCAACAGTGAACCAGGGAGCTCCTGCACCTTTGCCATCACTAGCAGTTCCATCTGGCCCAGCTGAAAGTATGGGAAAAATTACCTTTCCGTCTGTTGCTATTTCTTCACCATGGTTGTTTCATTTATGGTGTTGAAAGTTGCTTATGGTTATGACCTGGTATAGGGCAAGGGCCTATTCACCCCCCGACTGTTTCTCCTTCCGCTCCATTCCCAAAGAAGCCGAGGATGCCATTGCCATCACCAATTCGAGCATTACCACCTCCACCTCCTAATCAAGGTACATATTCAGGACCCTCTCACTGTCTCTTCTTATTCTGCCTTCGTAATGTAATCTATGTGAATCCCAAGGAAATTAATCACGTTTCTGGAGTCTGACTCACTCTTGGCTGGGAATAATCATATTGCCTGAAACTTACTGTGAAAAATGTCCGAGACTTGCTGAAACAACTGAACTGAGTTGACTTGGTTTGGCAAGTCCAGATTCCTTAATCCCAAGTGGACAGCACAGAGAGCACTCTGTGCAGGCTTGTgcttcaaaccaaatatcaatatTTGTAAATTGAAAGTTTGATTTTGTCCAACTTGCAGATTGTACATCAGTGGCATGCGTGGAGCCATTAACGAACACCCTTCCTGGATCACCTTGTGGCTGTGTTTGGCCGATTCAAGTTGGACTGCATCTGAATGTCGCACTTTACACATTCTTCCCTTTGGTTTCAGAGCTAGCCCAAGAAATTGCAACTGGAATTTTCATGAAACAAAGCCAGGTCCGCATCATGGGAGCAAATGCTGCCAGCCAGGATCAGGACAAGACCATTGTCCTCATTGATCTGGTACCGCTCAGAGATAGATTCGATAACACTACGGCTTTTTTGACGTACGAGAAATTCTGGCACAAACAAGTTGTCATAAAGACTAACTTCTTTGGTGACTATGATGTTTTATATGTTCGATATCCAGGTAGTGggccttctttttcttcagttatGTTTATATTTGAGAAATACAATGGGGCAGGGTTGCAGATTTGCCTCTGtgcaattcatcaggtggggctgcCTACATTGAACATGTGCTAGCCTAAAAATAAGGATGGTCCACTTGTCAGTTGAGCTGGACAAGTAGATTGAATATGGACTGCTGTCTCTCTTTTCTCATATGCttgttgcccacctgatgagtggaccagcttgaTGTCTGGGCCTGTGCATGTTGCCTGCTGGCCTAACCTGATGAATGGCATGCTAGACCTCCTTACAATCTCACTTGGGAATCCCATTGGCAAGGTCCTATATGCTTGAAAGGCAGATCAGCAGACTGTTTTAAAACTATCTTTTCTCACAGGCCTTCCTCCTTCACCACCTTCGGCACCTGCCAGCATCAACGTAGATGGTGGGCAACTTGCTAATGACAATAACTCAAGGAGGATACAGCCTCTAGGTGTTGATGTGAAGAAACGGAGAGAAAAACTTGGTGGCAGCCTAATTGTTATCATAGTTCTATCATCTGCTATAGCTTTGGTTTTAAGTATTGTAGCTTTGTGGCTTTTGCTATGGAAGCGTGGTAGTCATGCTTGTCAGCCTGCACCAACCATGCGTGCTTCAATACCTCCTACCAAGCCATCAGGTAAACATTATTCCTTGCAAACAATGCTTTTGACTTGTCTAGGTTGGGGCCCcacccaatgttgtcaaatcgcatatgccattgtaTGCAACCAGCATATGCTGTTCGCATGctagcatatgcgattgcatatagCTCtagcttatttatttttaatatgtaaaaaaagggaaaaaattataaaaaaaaattttgaaaaaaatctaaaaaattaggaaaaactaTGCCTAATTACTGCAAGTGGTTGGATTGggttcttttacctatttcattgtagtttgagtgtTTGAGACTATTGGACCATCTAtaaattaagttatatatttaattacttatattatatttatataaaatttaacaaaacaaacaacaagtttcattaagagagaattaattattaaaaacttcgaatatagaaattttattgataaatgatgACTTGATAACTTGAACAACTTATAACAAgctacaacttaatttacaaatacAATTTACAATTTACAAAAAAAGAGCACAACTTACAAAGTTACAAGTTTCAATTTATTGACTTCTAAATTtaatatatgaaaaaataaacatactaACATGGGCTACCATACACGTATAtgatgtttggatacatggattCAACGgtcatttttttttaccattgggaccTATATGCGATCGCAAATGGAGTATGCCATTGCATACTTGTTGCACAAAAACGTATGCCATCGCATACTATCCTGGATCGCATATGTTGGTATATGCCTTCTGAAAAAAAAAGGTATGCCATCGCATACTATCCTGGATTGCATATGTTGGCATGTgccttctggaaaaaaaaaatggcatatgcgatcgcacatgacgaCATTAGCCCCACCTTTGGTAACTTAAGCTGTTGATCTGTTGGGACCCATTATGGGATGGGCCATGCCTTATTCTCCTCTTGCAGATGATCCCATTCATACCATCAAAATGAATGCTTACAACCTATGGTTCACATTTAAAAGTGGTCCAGTTGAACTTTAAGATCAACTGATGGCGGAGATTTCTGGCCATCTCCCTGCACGAGGTGCTTGCCATATAAATGATTTGGATTCACCAagaggtgggccgcacatgtatAGCTTATTGGGTGGAATGAAAGCTCGATCAAACATCATATACCTTCTCTTTTAGTTACATGTGTGACCTTTTCTCCCATTTTGGCATGTCAGGAGGGGCCGGATCTATGGTGCTTGGCAGCTGGGCTAGTTCCACATCACTGTCCTTCAGCTCTAGCATAGCAACATATACTGGGTCAGCTAAAACATTCAGTGCGGGTGAGATTGAGAAAGCTACGGATAGCTTCAACATTTCAACAGTGCTTGGAGAAGGTGGTTTCGGGCGTGTTTACAGCGGTGTGCTTGAAGATGGAACAAAGGTGGCTGTCAAGGTTCTCAAGAGAGATGATCAGCAAGGTAGCCGAGAATTTTTGGCTGAGGTTGAGATGCTTAGCCGTTTGCATCATAGGAACTTGGTCAAGTTGATTGGTATATGCACAGAAGAGCATAGCCGATGCCTGGTCTATGAACTTATTCCCAATGGCAGTGTGGAATCTCACTTGCACGGTACCGAAAACAAACCTTATCACATTTTAGCTGTTGTGTGGACTTAGTATAGATTGCTAATTAAGACAAGTATGGGGTCCTGAGCCTCAGCAAATAATTCTGATGCATAGAATTCCATACATGTGGTGGCCATGGTTCTCTGAGCCTGGCTGTTGATCTGCTCGCTGTGGATGGGGATGCTCCAAGAATCTCCTAGATTGGAATATCCTAACTTTACTATCGTTGATCAAGAAACAAGAAATGCTCCATATTGAACAGACAGTTGGCCGAGATTGAAAAGCTTAGGACCTTCCAATGTGGCATTTTTTTGGGGACATTGCTTTCCATGCTGGGGCCTGTCAGGTCAACGATCTAGATCTCCAAGCCATAGGTCCTGCATGTACTACATCCTGTGCAACGGCAAATTATTGCTGATGCTCAGGACCATGTAGTTTCTCATTAGGtagttgatttcttcttcttcttcttcttcttcttttttttttctttctcatcatggCCTATACTAAAAGGCCATGAGTTATTTGATCCTTTTAAGAAATGGTTTTGAATGTGATC
This region of Magnolia sinica isolate HGM2019 chromosome 1, MsV1, whole genome shotgun sequence genomic DNA includes:
- the LOC131218012 gene encoding receptor-like serine/threonine-protein kinase ALE2 isoform X8, giving the protein MGRRLVLAMVLFCIAIGSEFHGSEGSAAYLLRKLQSKSLYVPPFAYRIVLPITLGAPSKSIDMEVHLSRLIAPSMLAPHGPIEKGYANSSQPTFPAPRPTEDRTPTFEYHGKSPRTSPPGPLALPKVPRQSPMQPKEPLVPPATHPSISRVAPTSKSVPSQSPMQPKEPLVPPATRPSLSRVAPAIRSVPSQSPTPQELPLVPPATHPSGSRIAPITTSEPSASPVSIFPPILHGRRHGRLVAAPPREIFNHLSPASHSPTKGSSPVINPTPHEAPKPPDDASPLSNPFPKPPIRKRVLSPAPAPAAPISSHKYHARKKVISPPPAATRLFPPPSYHQGPVVSPAPSHPPMVHPKRSRQRPHGPPALNQGPSLSPIPSPFPPTVNQGAPAPLPSLAVPSGPAERQGPIHPPTVSPSAPFPKKPRMPLPSPIRALPPPPPNQDCTSVACVEPLTNTLPGSPCGCVWPIQVGLHLNVALYTFFPLVSELAQEIATGIFMKQSQVRIMGANAASQDQDKTIVLIDLVPLRDRFDNTTAFLTYEKFWHKQVVIKTNFFGDYDVLYVRYPGLPPSPPSAPASINVDGGQLANDNNSRRIQPLGVDVKKRREKLGGSLIVIIVLSSAIALVLSIVALWLLLWKRGSHACQPAPTMRASIPPTKPSGGAGSMVLGSWASSTSLSFSSSIATYTGSAKTFSAGEIEKATDSFNISTVLGEGGFGRVYSGVLEDGTKVAVKVLKRDDQQGSREFLAEVEMLSRLHHRNLVKLIGICTEEHSRCLVYELIPNGSVESHLHGVDKETAPLDWGARMKIALGSARGLAYLHEDSSPRVIHRDFKSSNILLEHDFTPKVSDFGLARSALDGGNEHISTRVMGTFGYVAPEYAMTGHLLVKSDVYSYGVVLLELLTGRKPVDMLRPPGQENLVTWARPLLTSKEGLEMIIDPSLGSNFPFDSVAKVAAIASMCVQPEVSHRPFMGEVVQALKLVCNENDEKRGASGSFSQEDLSSAQDIDTRVSNASSQPPETRSFLTADYDSGLEAERAISTSEIFSMTARITRQESGSFRRHSCSGPLSTGKNGQFWQGGVSRGSVSEHGVTLKSLAGLEGGKMWP
- the LOC131218012 gene encoding receptor-like serine/threonine-protein kinase ALE2 isoform X5, whose protein sequence is MGRRLVLAMVLFCIAIGSEFHGSEGSAAYLLRKLQSKSLYVPPFAYRIVLPITLGAPSKSIDMEVHLSRLIAPSMLAPHGPIEKGYANSSQPTFPAPRPTEDRTPTFEYHGKSPRTSPPGPLALPKVPRQSPMQPKEPLVPPATHPSISRVAPTSKSVPSQSHSPMQPKEPLVPPATHPNISRVAPSIRLVPSQSPMQPKEPLVPPATRPSLSRVAPAIRSVPSQSPTPQELPLVPPATHPSGSRIAPITTSEPSASPVSIFPPILHGRRHGRLVAAPPREIFNHLSPASHSPTKGSSPVINPTPHEAPKPPDDASPLSNPFPKPPIRKRVLSPAPAPAAPISSHKYHARKKVISPPPAATRLFPPPSYHQGPVVSPAPSHPPMVHPKRSRQRPHGPPALNQGPSLSPIPSPFPPTVNQGAPAPLPSLAVPSGPAERQGPIHPPTVSPSAPFPKKPRMPLPSPIRALPPPPPNQDCTSVACVEPLTNTLPGSPCGCVWPIQVGLHLNVALYTFFPLVSELAQEIATGIFMKQSQVRIMGANAASQDQDKTIVLIDLVPLRDRFDNTTAFLTYEKFWHKQVVIKTNFFGDYDVLYVRYPGLPPSPPSAPASINVDGGQLANDNNSRRIQPLGVDVKKRREKLGGSLIVIIVLSSAIALVLSIVALWLLLWKRGSHACQPAPTMRASIPPTKPSGGAGSMVLGSWASSTSLSFSSSIATYTGSAKTFSAGEIEKATDSFNISTVLGEGGFGRVYSGVLEDGTKVAVKVLKRDDQQGSREFLAEVEMLSRLHHRNLVKLIGICTEEHSRCLVYELIPNGSVESHLHGVDKETAPLDWGARMKIALGSARGLAYLHEDSSPRVIHRDFKSSNILLEHDFTPKVSDFGLARSALDGGNEHISTRVMGTFGYVAPEYAMTGHLLVKSDVYSYGVVLLELLTGRKPVDMLRPPGQENLVTWARPLLTSKEGLEMIIDPSLGSNFPFDSVAKVAAIASMCVQPEVSHRPFMGEVVQALKLVCNENDEKRGASGSFSQEDLSSAQDIDTRVSNASSQPPETRSFLTADYDSGLEAERAISTSEIFSMTARITRQESGSFRRHSCSGPLSTGKNGQFWQGGVSRGSVSEHGVTLKSLAGLEGGKMWP
- the LOC131218012 gene encoding receptor-like serine/threonine-protein kinase ALE2 isoform X7; the protein is MGRRLVLAMVLFCIAIGSEFHGSEGSAAYLLRKLQSKSLYVPPFAYRIVLPITLGAPSKSIDMEVHLSRLIAPSMLAPHGPIEKGYANSSQPTFPAPRPTEDRTPTFEYHGKSPRTSPPVPRQSPMQPKEPLVPPATHPSISRVAPTSKSVPSQSHSPMQPKEPLVPPATHPNISRVAPSIRLVPSQSPMQPKEPLVPPATRPSLSRVAPAIRSVPSQSPTPQELPLVPPATHPSGSRIAPITTSEPSASPVSIFPPILHGRRHGRLVAAPPREIFNHLSPASHSPTKGSSPVINPTPHEAPKPPDDASPLSNPFPKPPIRKRVLSPAPAPAAPISSHKYHARKKVISPPPAATRLFPPPSYHQGPVVSPAPSHPPMVHPKRSRQRPHGPPALNQGPSLSPIPSPFPPTVNQGAPAPLPSLAVPSGPAERQGPIHPPTVSPSAPFPKKPRMPLPSPIRALPPPPPNQDCTSVACVEPLTNTLPGSPCGCVWPIQVGLHLNVALYTFFPLVSELAQEIATGIFMKQSQVRIMGANAASQDQDKTIVLIDLVPLRDRFDNTTAFLTYEKFWHKQVVIKTNFFGDYDVLYVRYPGLPPSPPSAPASINVDGGQLANDNNSRRIQPLGVDVKKRREKLGGSLIVIIVLSSAIALVLSIVALWLLLWKRGSHACQPAPTMRASIPPTKPSGGAGSMVLGSWASSTSLSFSSSIATYTGSAKTFSAGEIEKATDSFNISTVLGEGGFGRVYSGVLEDGTKVAVKVLKRDDQQGSREFLAEVEMLSRLHHRNLVKLIGICTEEHSRCLVYELIPNGSVESHLHGVDKETAPLDWGARMKIALGSARGLAYLHEDSSPRVIHRDFKSSNILLEHDFTPKVSDFGLARSALDGGNEHISTRVMGTFGYVAPEYAMTGHLLVKSDVYSYGVVLLELLTGRKPVDMLRPPGQENLVTWARPLLTSKEGLEMIIDPSLGSNFPFDSVAKVAAIASMCVQPEVSHRPFMGEVVQALKLVCNENDEKRGASGSFSQEDLSSAQDIDTRVSNASSQPPETRSFLTADYDSGLEAERAISTSEIFSMTARITRQESGSFRRHSCSGPLSTGKNGQFWQGGVSRGSVSEHGVTLKSLAGLEGGKMWP